From the genome of Fibrobacter sp. UWH6:
GGAAAATGCGACCATCAAGGCCCTTGCGGTTTCCCGTATGGAAAGGGGGGCGGTGGTGCTTGGCTTTGATACTTTGGTGTTCCTTGATGGGGTTCCTCTTGGAAAGCCGAAGAGCGAGGCGGATGCTCTTGATATGTTGTCAAAGTTGAACGGTCGTGGCCATAAGGTGATTACCGGGGTGGCTATCGCTCGTGATGGAAAACTTCTTGCGGCATCTGAAGAGGAAACAGAGGTTGTTTTTAGAAACAACACATTACAAGAGCTTCAAGAATATGTAAATTCTAGAGACCCTATGGATAAGGCTGGTGCTTATGGTATTCAGACTGCAGGCGCCCGACTTATACAAGGTATTAACGGATGTTATTACAACGTTGTGGGTCTGCCTGTGGCGCGGACCTTGCAGATGTTGAGTGATTTGAAGGTTGAGGTGTAGAGAAGTCTATGAACGTTGAAGAAAAGAGACCTGAAGAACGTCTGGGCGAATATATTGCGCGAGTTCGTGAATCTCGCGGCATGTCTGTTGAAGAACTTTCTGCAGCTACCAAGGTGGCTGTGTCTTATGTGAAGTCTATTGAAGCCGGTGACTGGAAGGCTTTCCCGGTGGCTGCCTATGTACGCGGTTATTTGAATTCCATTAGCGTTAAGTTGAATTTGGATTCCGCCCAGGTTTTGTCTAGCTATGCTGCCGAAAGCGGTGCCAAGCTGAGCAATGATTTTGCCGATGTTTCTGACGGAAAGAGAATTGCTCCGGTGACTGAAGCGGAAACCAGGAAAAAGAGTAAGGCCGTGCCTATCGCTATTCTCTTGCTCGTACTGGCATTCCTAGTCGCCTCTCGTTTCCTTGATTTGGAAGCTCTTGCCGAGCAGGCTTCTTCTCCGGCACCGGCTACTGCAGTCGTGGTTGAAGACACCACCGATTCTCAGGAAATTCCTGATGGTGCCGAGGTGATTCCCGCTGATTCCCTGCAGAAGGATTCCGCTGCTGTTGATTCTACCGAAAAGACAAATGTTGTAAGTCAGGCTGTTGTTGACGAAGCTGTAAAGAAGTCTGACCTGCCCGCCTCTGCAACCATCTTTATCTCTTCTGATTCCAAGACTGATTCGGCTAAGGTTGAAGAGACCGCTGCAGAAGAAGCTAAGGCCCCCAAGACCAAGAAGACCAACTTCCTGCTGGTGGGTTCCGGTGAATCCCTTTCCTGGGTTGGCCTCAAGCGTCGTGAAAGCGATAACGCCTTCCTGAAGGAAGCCAACATTTCCCGCGCCGGTGTCAAGATGGTCTACAATACTACTGATACCTTGTGCGTTACCATTGGCGATCCCAAGGCTATTGCCAAGATGTATCTGAATGGCGTTGAAACGGCCCTGCCCGAAATGAAGTTTGGCCGCGTGACCCGTTTCCGCGTGTTTGGTGGCAGAATCGTAAAGTAAAGGATTCCTATGCGTACTTCCTCTATTTCTAGAAAGACTAACGAAACTGACATCACCTTGACTTTGAACCTGGACGATTGCACCCACGGCAAGATTAGTTCCGGTAATGGCTTCCTGGATCACATGCTGAATCTGTTCCAGTGCCATGGTGGTTTCCACCTGGATT
Proteins encoded in this window:
- a CDS encoding RodZ family helix-turn-helix domain-containing protein, whose amino-acid sequence is MNVEEKRPEERLGEYIARVRESRGMSVEELSAATKVAVSYVKSIEAGDWKAFPVAAYVRGYLNSISVKLNLDSAQVLSSYAAESGAKLSNDFADVSDGKRIAPVTEAETRKKSKAVPIAILLLVLAFLVASRFLDLEALAEQASSPAPATAVVVEDTTDSQEIPDGAEVIPADSLQKDSAAVDSTEKTNVVSQAVVDEAVKKSDLPASATIFISSDSKTDSAKVEETAAEEAKAPKTKKTNFLLVGSGESLSWVGLKRRESDNAFLKEANISRAGVKMVYNTTDTLCVTIGDPKAIAKMYLNGVETALPEMKFGRVTRFRVFGGRIVK
- a CDS encoding nucleoside triphosphate pyrophosphatase; this translates as MKSQIVLGSGSPRRSEILKLIGVDFRVVVSNEDENPKSTDPLEFPRENATIKALAVSRMERGAVVLGFDTLVFLDGVPLGKPKSEADALDMLSKLNGRGHKVITGVAIARDGKLLAASEEETEVVFRNNTLQELQEYVNSRDPMDKAGAYGIQTAGARLIQGINGCYYNVVGLPVARTLQMLSDLKVEV